From a region of the Triticum aestivum cultivar Chinese Spring chromosome 7D, IWGSC CS RefSeq v2.1, whole genome shotgun sequence genome:
- the LOC123165356 gene encoding uncharacterized protein isoform X1: protein MGGGVMRTAAKVGLAGGAAAAAGRFRNVAPSFATAPAAEAASAAPLLSAAGEIPAVAPAGSQWASWEVDDWEFADWRSESASEADVAVVGGPRLVFAPPSREEAEEATAELREAIDRVYFKETPVEVVKEHDQELSKLGADALIPAMPGHVVQAFTLLKSSPEAQSVVASLASDKNVWDAVLKNERVMEFYKSHQQTLVNTFPEGTDSTDSVESPEKFEEASPEYALPTASPLSDFVDNAKKTMMEMVDNITNFFQDLFHNPAEAEAGPGSSSKKPSFAEMAAGGSFMALAMAVILVVLFKRA, encoded by the exons ATGGGAGGAGGCGTCATGCGCACCGCCGCGAAGGTCGGCCTCGCCGggggcgccgcggcggcggcgggccgctTCCGCAACGTCGCCCCGTCCTTCGCCACGGCGCCCGCCGCCGAGGCCGCGTCGGCGGCGCCGCTGCTGTCCGCGGCCGGGGAGATCCCCGCGGTGGCGCCGGCCGGGTCGCAGTGGGCGTCCTGGGAGGTGGACGACTGGGAGTTCGCGGACTGGAGGTCCGAGTCGGCGTCCGAGGCGGACGTGGCGGTGGTCGGGGGGCCGAGGCTGGTCTTCGCCCCGCCGTCgcgggaggaggccgaggaggccaCCGCCGAGCTCCGGGAAGCTATTGACAG GGTTTATTTTAAAGAGACTCCAGTAGAAGTTGTTAAGGAACATGATCAAGAGCTTAGCAAGCTGGGAGCCGATGCATTGATTCCTGCTATGCCGGGACATGTAGTGCAGGCTTTTACATTGTTAAAATCAAGCCCAGAGGCTCAG AGCGTTGTTGCCTCGCTTGCATCAGATAAAAATGTGTGGGACGCGGTGTTGAAGAATGAGAGGGTTATGGAATTTTACAAGAGTCACCAGCAAA CTCTGGTCAATACTTTTCCTGAGGGCACCGACTCTACTGACTCAGTAGAGTCACCGGAGAAATTTGAAGAGGCATCCCCAGAATATGCACTGCCCACTGCCTCGCCTTTGTCGGACTTTGTGGACAATGCGAAGAAGACGATGATGGAGATGGTTGACAACATAACCAACTTTTTCCAAGACCTGTTCCACAACCCGGCAGAAGCTGAGGCCGGACCTGGCTCATCCTCTAAAAAGCCTTCGTTCGCGGAGATGGCGGCTGGTGGATCTTTCATGGCTCTTGCCATGGCGGTCATCCTAGTTGTTCTGTTCAAGAGGGCATGA
- the LOC123165356 gene encoding uncharacterized protein isoform X2, translating to MGGGVMRTAASAAPLLSAAGEIPAVAPAGSQWASWEVDDWEFADWRSESASEADVAVVGGPRLVFAPPSREEAEEATAELREAIDRVYFKETPVEVVKEHDQELSKLGADALIPAMPGHVVQAFTLLKSSPEAQSVVASLASDKNVWDAVLKNERVMEFYKSHQQTLVNTFPEGTDSTDSVESPEKFEEASPEYALPTASPLSDFVDNAKKTMMEMVDNITNFFQDLFHNPAEAEAGPGSSSKKPSFAEMAAGGSFMALAMAVILVVLFKRA from the exons ATGGGAGGAGGCGTCATGCGCACC GCCGCGTCGGCGGCGCCGCTGCTGTCCGCGGCCGGGGAGATCCCCGCGGTGGCGCCGGCCGGGTCGCAGTGGGCGTCCTGGGAGGTGGACGACTGGGAGTTCGCGGACTGGAGGTCCGAGTCGGCGTCCGAGGCGGACGTGGCGGTGGTCGGGGGGCCGAGGCTGGTCTTCGCCCCGCCGTCgcgggaggaggccgaggaggccaCCGCCGAGCTCCGGGAAGCTATTGACAG GGTTTATTTTAAAGAGACTCCAGTAGAAGTTGTTAAGGAACATGATCAAGAGCTTAGCAAGCTGGGAGCCGATGCATTGATTCCTGCTATGCCGGGACATGTAGTGCAGGCTTTTACATTGTTAAAATCAAGCCCAGAGGCTCAG AGCGTTGTTGCCTCGCTTGCATCAGATAAAAATGTGTGGGACGCGGTGTTGAAGAATGAGAGGGTTATGGAATTTTACAAGAGTCACCAGCAAA CTCTGGTCAATACTTTTCCTGAGGGCACCGACTCTACTGACTCAGTAGAGTCACCGGAGAAATTTGAAGAGGCATCCCCAGAATATGCACTGCCCACTGCCTCGCCTTTGTCGGACTTTGTGGACAATGCGAAGAAGACGATGATGGAGATGGTTGACAACATAACCAACTTTTTCCAAGACCTGTTCCACAACCCGGCAGAAGCTGAGGCCGGACCTGGCTCATCCTCTAAAAAGCCTTCGTTCGCGGAGATGGCGGCTGGTGGATCTTTCATGGCTCTTGCCATGGCGGTCATCCTAGTTGTTCTGTTCAAGAGGGCATGA
- the LOC123164158 gene encoding novel plant SNARE 11 → MDLASVNEELAEIDGQIADIFRALQNGFQKLDKIKDANRRSRQLEELTDKMRDCKRLIKDFERVVKDEAGSVDPNTAKFLNERKQSLIKELNSYVALKKQHASDNKRVDLFDAPSGEDAFGEENVLLASNMSNQQLMQHGDNLMDETDQALARSKQTVQETINVGTETAAALKAQTEQMSRVVNELDSIHFSMKKASKLVKEIGRQVATDRCIMGLLFLIVAGVIAVIIVKIVNPHNKDIPDLPGLAPPVSRRLLSIVENK, encoded by the exons ATGGATTTGGCGTCGGTCAACGAGGAGCTCGCCGAGATCGACGGGCAGATCGCCGACATCTTCCGCGCATTGCA AAATGGGTTCCAGAAGCTCGACAAGATCAAGGATGCCAACCGCCGGAGCAGGCAGCTCGAAGAGCTTACTGACAAGATGCGGGACTGCAAAAG GCTTATCAAAGACTTTGAACGAGTTGTCAAGGATGAGGCGGGCAGTGTTGATCCCAACACTGCTAAATTTCTGAACGAGAGAAAGCAGTCACTG ATCAAGGAATTGAACTCTTATGTTGCTCTGAAGAAACA ACATGCAAGTGATAATAAGCGAGTTGATCTTTTTGATGCTCCAAGTGGTGAAGATGCCTTTGGTGAAGAAAATGTCCTGTTAGCATCAA ATATGTCAAACCAGCAGCTAATGCAGCATGGAGACAATCTAATGGATGAGACTGATCAAGCACTCGCACGATCTAAACAG ACTGTCCAAGAGACGATCAATGTGGGTACGGAAACCGCAGCTGCTCTCAAAGCACAG ACAGAGCAAATGAGCAGGGTTGTTAATGAGCTGGATTCCATTCATTTCTCCATGAAAAAGGCATCAAAATTGGTGAAAGAAATTGGTAGGCAGGTTGCAACTGATCGCTGCATCATGGGCTTGCTTTTTCTCATTGTCGCTGGAGTCATAGCTGTAATCATTGTTAAG ATTGTGAACCCACACAACAAGGACATTCCTGACCTCCCCGGGCTCGCTCCACCGGTCAGCAGAAGGCTGTTGTCCATTGTAGAGAACAAGTGA